Proteins from one Corynebacterium testudinoris genomic window:
- a CDS encoding alkaline phosphatase D family protein translates to MAVPGVSTASEPRAFLHGVASGDPLPTSVILWTRVTPTPEATPGSGLGPAVDVGWEIARDEDFRVVERAGTVTATAASDHTVHVDPFHLEPATTYFYRFTALSGEVAGEMSAVGRTRTHPSDDTDPGQWRLAVCSCANYESGYFGAYADIARRAHAGEIDVAVHMGDYLYEYASGEYAGKHGVVRPHVPAWELTTLADYRSRYGHYRRDADLQAAHAALPWVVTWDDHEIANNAWAGGADKHTGAKGEWGERRDHAMQAYLEWLPVRGTSPSRGGHIYRTLRCGTLAELHMLDLRFYRSAPGLHNPQSRGDDRTIMGSEQFNWLSARLATASTRWNLIGTSVMMAPLNLIDLAPEVKSHLLSLVGVDLAGTPINVDQWDGYQGDRDRLLTQLAQAHGHGRTVFLTGDIHSEWANHIWVGDQIVAAELVCSSVNASNVDDLLRVPADSAVSLAAEAHVRAHNPHIAHVDLDAHGYSTLLIHHDAVEMSWQRVSDVTVTGSGVSTAHTMLYDAAHITA, encoded by the coding sequence ATGGCAGTGCCAGGGGTGTCCACGGCGAGCGAGCCCCGGGCATTCCTCCATGGGGTCGCCTCGGGTGACCCGCTGCCGACGTCGGTAATCCTGTGGACACGGGTAACGCCCACCCCGGAGGCGACGCCCGGCTCCGGGCTGGGGCCAGCCGTCGACGTTGGCTGGGAGATCGCCCGGGACGAGGATTTCCGCGTGGTGGAGCGGGCCGGAACGGTGACCGCGACCGCCGCCAGTGATCACACCGTGCATGTCGATCCCTTTCACCTGGAGCCTGCGACGACGTACTTCTATCGCTTCACCGCGCTCAGCGGGGAGGTTGCCGGGGAGATGTCGGCGGTGGGGCGCACGCGGACGCACCCCAGCGATGACACCGACCCAGGCCAGTGGCGCCTGGCCGTGTGCTCCTGCGCGAACTACGAATCCGGCTACTTCGGCGCCTACGCGGACATTGCGCGCCGGGCGCACGCGGGGGAGATCGATGTGGCCGTGCACATGGGCGACTACCTGTACGAATACGCCTCAGGGGAATACGCCGGCAAGCACGGGGTCGTGCGCCCGCATGTGCCGGCGTGGGAATTGACCACCCTGGCGGACTATCGTTCGCGCTACGGCCACTACCGGCGGGACGCTGATCTCCAGGCCGCACACGCCGCCCTGCCCTGGGTGGTGACCTGGGATGATCATGAGATTGCCAACAACGCCTGGGCCGGTGGGGCGGACAAACACACCGGGGCGAAGGGCGAGTGGGGCGAGCGGCGTGATCACGCCATGCAGGCCTACCTGGAATGGTTGCCGGTGCGCGGGACGTCCCCCTCGCGCGGAGGTCACATCTACCGCACGCTGCGCTGTGGCACCCTGGCTGAGCTACATATGCTCGATCTTCGCTTCTATCGGAGTGCCCCTGGCCTGCATAATCCTCAGTCGCGCGGCGATGATCGCACGATCATGGGCTCGGAACAGTTCAACTGGCTGTCGGCACGGTTAGCCACAGCGTCGACGCGCTGGAACCTCATCGGGACATCGGTGATGATGGCCCCGCTCAACCTCATCGACCTCGCGCCTGAGGTGAAAAGCCATCTTCTGAGCTTGGTTGGTGTCGACCTGGCGGGCACCCCCATTAACGTCGACCAGTGGGATGGTTACCAGGGCGACCGCGATCGGCTGTTGACTCAGTTGGCGCAAGCACATGGGCATGGCCGGACGGTGTTCCTGACCGGCGATATCCATTCGGAGTGGGCCAACCACATCTGGGTTGGTGACCAGATCGTTGCCGCCGAGCTGGTTTGTTCTTCCGTGAACGCGTCGAACGTCGATGACCTGCTGAGGGTGCCGGCAGACAGCGCCGTGTCCCTGGCCGCGGAGGCCCACGTGCGGGCGCACAATCCGCATATCGCTCACGTGGATCTCGATGCCCACGGCTATTCCACTCTCCTCATCCACCACGACGCGGTGGAAATGTCATGGCAGCGAGTGTCCGATGTGACCGTTACCGGTTCCGGAGTATCCACCGCTCACACGATGCTTTACGACGCCGCGCACATCACCGCGTGA
- the msrA gene encoding peptide-methionine (S)-S-oxide reductase MsrA, with protein sequence MAWMFQRTPELVPTDQALKGGRAPVLPHPRPHAVLGTPITGPWRDDQRVLYIGIGCFWGVEKIYWQMEGVESTSVGYAGGATVNPTYREVCSGRTNHAEVVEVVYNPAVISLKEIVVAALEAHDPTQGMRQGNDVGTQYRSAFYTTGEHAEEEKQEIQAIVDSYAEQLADHGYGEVTTEVKTLAETASGAYYLAEDEHQQYLHKVPNGYCPLHSTGVECRIPD encoded by the coding sequence ATGGCATGGATGTTTCAACGTACTCCCGAACTAGTTCCCACCGACCAAGCTCTCAAGGGCGGCCGAGCGCCGGTCCTGCCGCACCCCCGTCCGCATGCCGTCCTGGGCACCCCCATTACCGGCCCGTGGCGCGATGACCAGCGGGTTCTCTACATCGGTATCGGCTGTTTTTGGGGTGTGGAGAAGATCTACTGGCAGATGGAGGGCGTGGAATCGACCTCCGTTGGTTATGCCGGTGGCGCCACGGTCAACCCCACCTACCGGGAAGTCTGCTCAGGCCGCACCAATCACGCAGAGGTTGTCGAGGTCGTTTACAACCCGGCGGTCATCTCCCTCAAGGAGATCGTGGTCGCCGCGCTCGAAGCACACGACCCGACCCAGGGCATGCGCCAAGGAAATGACGTGGGCACGCAGTATCGTTCGGCTTTCTACACCACGGGCGAGCACGCCGAGGAAGAGAAGCAGGAAATCCAGGCGATCGTCGATTCCTATGCTGAGCAGCTCGCAGATCACGGCTATGGCGAGGTAACCACCGAGGTGAAGACCCTCGCGGAGACCGCGTCGGGCGCGTACTACCTCGCCGAAGATGAGCACCAGCAGTACCTGCACAAGGTGCCCAATGGCTACTGCCCGCTGCACTCCACCGGCGTGGAGTGCCGCATTCCGGATTAG
- a CDS encoding alpha/beta-hydrolase family protein, protein MGSTRSFLLRGLARGAVGTLKGTAFALAVVADITPGLRLTKRRHLSERLLPGILGAEIATWWAVSPSLLPRPWWAIAANVAVCQGVGHAVGTGTAWTISKAFDRAGHRPQRLITLATLHAGHVAIASITVVAAGLSLRRQDQQSRLVGLGHVRGAKQAALGAAVGTAGYGALLLMGEAAQLSVDRLGRRLSRIMPPWLGWPLAIFGVGGAAFLLSDRLLMRRTIARLARRAAYLNQSVFPGTAMPWEPERSGSPWSRENWIRVGAQGRAVLSLGPRAQDIAAVTGLEEVHEPIRIFVGLVQGRSLASAARLVLAEMDRTGAFRRDTLVIQTSTGTGWITDWSVDAVEFLTGGNCATMSMQYSYLPSAVSYYLDRDTPVRASRILLAAIISRLEQMDPDDRPKLYVAGESLGAYGMMTAFDGLEDLLTTTDGAVFSGPPRFTRLTQELTASRDPGSPERLPIIEGGKFVRFTAHQDHLYRDFSGLEYRNNWSQTKVIIAQHASDPIVWWDIPLIWRRPAWLTEPGSRGRPAPRAQRLDVVTGIRWIPFITSWQIGVDQLSSNATAGGHGHNYHEEMLWYWDAVLGENAAVRLTPFLAAKAADFIIKDAITR, encoded by the coding sequence ATGGGCTCAACCCGCTCCTTCCTGCTCAGAGGCCTTGCCCGGGGTGCCGTCGGGACACTCAAGGGCACCGCCTTTGCTCTCGCCGTGGTAGCCGATATCACACCTGGCCTGCGGCTGACTAAGCGGCGCCATCTCTCAGAGCGGCTACTTCCGGGCATTCTGGGGGCGGAGATCGCTACCTGGTGGGCCGTGTCTCCTTCGCTTCTTCCCCGGCCGTGGTGGGCGATCGCTGCCAACGTGGCCGTGTGCCAGGGGGTAGGTCATGCGGTGGGCACGGGAACGGCGTGGACCATATCGAAGGCCTTCGATCGGGCAGGGCACCGCCCGCAGCGGCTCATCACGTTGGCTACGTTGCACGCCGGGCACGTCGCCATTGCCTCCATCACCGTCGTGGCGGCGGGGCTTAGCCTCCGGCGGCAGGACCAGCAATCTCGGCTAGTGGGCCTGGGCCATGTGCGGGGGGCGAAGCAGGCGGCGCTGGGTGCCGCGGTGGGCACCGCCGGGTACGGTGCGCTTCTTCTCATGGGGGAGGCTGCGCAGCTCAGCGTCGATAGGCTGGGTCGCCGCCTGTCGCGCATCATGCCCCCGTGGCTGGGTTGGCCGTTGGCGATATTCGGCGTTGGTGGCGCAGCATTCCTCCTCAGCGACCGGCTTCTCATGCGCCGCACCATCGCCCGCCTGGCGCGTCGGGCCGCCTACCTCAACCAATCTGTCTTTCCTGGTACGGCGATGCCGTGGGAGCCGGAGCGCTCTGGGAGCCCGTGGTCTCGAGAGAATTGGATACGGGTGGGAGCTCAGGGCCGGGCCGTGCTGTCCCTCGGCCCTCGCGCTCAGGATATTGCCGCGGTCACCGGCTTGGAGGAGGTCCATGAGCCGATCCGTATTTTCGTGGGCCTGGTCCAGGGCCGGTCCCTGGCTTCAGCGGCGCGGCTCGTCCTTGCGGAAATGGATCGGACGGGCGCTTTTAGGCGCGATACCCTCGTCATCCAAACTTCTACCGGTACGGGCTGGATCACTGACTGGTCGGTCGATGCGGTGGAGTTCCTCACCGGCGGCAACTGCGCGACGATGTCCATGCAGTACTCCTACCTTCCCTCCGCGGTGTCCTATTACTTGGATCGGGACACTCCCGTGCGCGCCAGCCGAATCTTGCTGGCGGCCATCATCTCCCGCCTCGAGCAGATGGATCCTGATGATCGCCCGAAGCTTTATGTCGCGGGCGAATCCCTCGGAGCCTATGGCATGATGACCGCCTTCGACGGTCTGGAGGACCTCCTCACCACGACGGATGGCGCCGTCTTTTCCGGCCCGCCTCGCTTTACCCGCTTAACCCAAGAGCTCACCGCGTCGCGTGATCCGGGATCTCCTGAGCGCCTGCCCATCATCGAGGGCGGTAAGTTCGTGAGGTTCACCGCCCACCAAGACCATCTCTACCGGGACTTTTCGGGCCTGGAGTATCGCAATAATTGGTCACAGACAAAGGTTATTATTGCCCAACATGCGTCGGACCCAATTGTCTGGTGGGATATTCCGCTCATCTGGCGTCGACCAGCCTGGCTGACGGAGCCCGGCAGTCGGGGGCGCCCCGCCCCGCGGGCTCAACGCCTCGACGTGGTGACCGGAATCCGCTGGATTCCCTTCATCACGTCCTGGCAGATCGGCGTGGATCAGTTGAGCTCCAACGCCACCGCCGGGGGCCACGGGCACAACTATCACGAGGAAATGCTGTGGTACTGGGACGCCGTCTTGGGCGAGAATGCCGCCGTGCGCTTGACTCCTTTCCTCGCCGCGAAAGCGGCGGACTTCATCATCAAGGATGCGATCACGCGGTGA
- a CDS encoding superoxide dismutase — protein MAVYELPELDYAYDALEPHIAAEIMELHHSKHHQNYVNGANTALEKLADARENGYIGVAAAALSKDLAFNLGGHTNHSIFWKNLSPNGGGEPTGELADAIVRDFGSFDAFKEHFNAAALGLQGSGWAVLGYDHVADRLVIEQLTDQQGNISINLTPLLMLDMWEHAFYLQYKNVKADYVKAVWNVFNWEDVAQRYASAK, from the coding sequence ATGGCTGTCTACGAACTTCCCGAGCTCGATTACGCATACGACGCTCTTGAGCCGCACATCGCGGCAGAGATCATGGAGCTGCACCACTCCAAGCACCACCAGAACTACGTCAATGGTGCCAACACCGCCCTGGAGAAGCTCGCTGATGCCCGCGAGAACGGCTACATCGGCGTCGCCGCCGCAGCCCTCTCCAAGGACCTCGCCTTCAACCTGGGTGGCCACACCAACCACTCCATCTTCTGGAAGAACCTCTCCCCCAACGGTGGCGGCGAGCCGACCGGCGAACTGGCTGACGCCATCGTCCGCGACTTCGGTTCCTTCGACGCCTTCAAGGAGCACTTCAACGCTGCAGCACTGGGCCTCCAGGGCTCCGGCTGGGCCGTGCTTGGTTATGACCACGTCGCTGACCGCCTCGTCATCGAGCAGCTCACCGATCAGCAGGGCAACATCTCCATCAACCTGACCCCGCTGCTCATGCTCGACATGTGGGAGCATGCCTTCTACCTGCAGTACAAGAACGTCAAGGCTGATTACGTCAAGGCCGTGTGGAACGTCTTCAACTGGGAGGACGTCGCACAGCGCTACGCCTCCGCCAAGTAG
- a CDS encoding LysR family transcriptional regulator, which translates to MSDFTFSDLRGLLAVAESGHLTEASELLDVSQPTLTRRIQRIEKAVGADLFDRSGRRIALNARGRAFLPHARTIVAELAAGTAKVGRLMDPAHGTVRLDFMHSLGTWMVPDLLRDYRALYPHVDIRLHQGAARELVDRVLIDAADLALVGPRPPEAGTGIGWHQLRVQRLALAIPEDHPLAQPGPMPIDIRDARDEGFVGMLPGYGTRLLLDRVTEEAGFHPRLVFESMELTTVAGLVSAGLGVALLPLDDPYLAPRGIVLRPLDPPAHRELGLVWRAGASEAPPVDKFREFIVG; encoded by the coding sequence ATGAGTGATTTCACCTTCTCTGACCTGCGGGGACTGCTGGCCGTGGCGGAATCCGGCCACCTCACGGAGGCCTCCGAGCTCCTCGATGTGTCCCAGCCCACTCTCACGCGCCGCATCCAGCGCATCGAAAAAGCCGTCGGCGCCGACCTCTTCGACCGCTCCGGCCGACGCATCGCCCTCAACGCCCGCGGCCGCGCCTTCCTGCCCCACGCGCGGACCATCGTCGCCGAACTCGCCGCTGGCACCGCCAAAGTCGGCCGCCTCATGGACCCCGCCCACGGCACGGTCCGCCTCGACTTCATGCACTCGCTCGGCACCTGGATGGTCCCCGACCTCCTCCGCGACTACCGCGCGCTTTACCCCCACGTGGACATTCGCCTCCACCAAGGCGCCGCCCGCGAACTCGTTGACAGAGTGCTTATCGACGCCGCCGATCTCGCCCTCGTCGGCCCCCGCCCGCCCGAGGCGGGCACCGGGATCGGCTGGCACCAACTCCGCGTCCAGCGCCTCGCACTGGCCATCCCCGAAGACCACCCATTGGCCCAACCCGGCCCCATGCCCATTGATATCCGTGACGCCCGCGACGAGGGCTTCGTCGGCATGCTCCCCGGCTACGGCACCCGACTGCTACTCGACCGCGTCACCGAAGAAGCTGGATTCCACCCCCGCCTCGTCTTCGAATCGATGGAGCTGACCACCGTCGCCGGGCTCGTTTCCGCCGGCCTCGGCGTAGCACTCCTACCGCTCGATGATCCCTACCTCGCTCCCCGAGGCATCGTCCTGCGGCCCCTCGACCCGCCCGCCCACCGCGAACTGGGGTTGGTCTGGCGCGCCGGGGCGTCGGAGGCGCCGCCGGTGGACAAGTTCCGGGAGTTCATCGTGGGTTAA
- a CDS encoding L-lactate dehydrogenase has product MRKTIGNKVVLIGAGDVGVAYAYALVNQGTVDHLAIIDIDAKKLRGNVMDLNHGVVWSSSRTRVTEGTYADCEDAAMVVICAGAAQKPGETRLQLVEKNMRIMKGIVDEVMANGFDGIFLIASNPVDLLTYGAWRYSGLDSHRVIGSGTVLDSARYRFMLGELTHTAPSSIHAYIIGEHGDTELPVVSSATVAGVPLSANSDKDPDFDERIEKIFEETRDAAYDIIDAKGSTSYGIGMGLARITKAIIKNQDVALPVSAYLDGQYGEHDLYIGTPAVVNRGGIGRVVELQLNEHEKERFEHSVNTLREIKNEFFPDAP; this is encoded by the coding sequence ATGCGGAAGACAATCGGAAACAAGGTCGTTCTCATCGGAGCCGGTGACGTGGGAGTGGCCTACGCCTACGCCCTGGTCAACCAGGGAACCGTAGACCACCTCGCCATCATCGACATCGACGCCAAGAAGCTGCGCGGAAACGTGATGGACCTCAACCACGGCGTCGTGTGGTCGAGCTCCCGCACCCGCGTCACCGAAGGCACCTACGCCGACTGCGAAGACGCCGCCATGGTTGTCATCTGCGCCGGCGCCGCCCAGAAGCCCGGCGAAACCCGCCTGCAGCTGGTTGAAAAGAACATGCGCATCATGAAGGGCATCGTCGACGAGGTCATGGCCAATGGCTTCGACGGCATCTTCCTCATCGCCAGCAACCCAGTCGACCTGCTCACCTACGGTGCATGGCGCTACTCCGGCCTGGATAGCCACCGCGTCATCGGCTCGGGCACCGTCCTCGACTCCGCTCGCTACCGCTTCATGCTCGGCGAGCTCACCCACACCGCCCCCTCCTCAATTCACGCCTACATTATCGGCGAGCACGGCGACACCGAACTCCCCGTCGTCTCCTCCGCCACCGTCGCCGGCGTTCCGCTGTCCGCCAACTCCGACAAGGACCCGGACTTCGACGAGCGCATCGAGAAAATCTTCGAAGAGACCCGCGACGCCGCCTACGACATCATCGACGCCAAGGGATCCACTTCCTACGGCATCGGCATGGGCCTAGCCCGCATCACCAAGGCCATCATCAAGAACCAGGACGTCGCCCTGCCGGTCTCTGCCTACCTTGACGGCCAGTACGGCGAGCACGACCTCTACATCGGTACCCCCGCCGTGGTGAACCGTGGCGGTATCGGCCGCGTCGTCGAACTGCAACTCAACGAGCACGAGAAGGAGCGCTTCGAGCACTCCGTGAACACCCTGCGCGAAATCAAGAACGAGTTCTTCCCCGACGCGCCTTAA
- a CDS encoding HAD family hydrolase, which yields MYRAVLFDLDGTLVDHASAARIGVDAWCQTLGLPTGQWQRWHEIEQKWFTRFENGEVSHVGQRVERCKEFLGRPSLTDDEALELYEGYLSVYRSQWRAYDDARPALTAALDAGVRVGILTNGAEKLQRAKLERTGLLIDAVLLIATVELGVAKPHPAAYAAALERLGVGAEETLVVGDSWANDVAGPRAVGIDALLLQRADQPRDPAAPPDEPAMDTLVGVIDQLRA from the coding sequence ATGTACCGTGCAGTTCTCTTTGACCTCGACGGCACGCTCGTCGATCACGCCAGCGCCGCCCGCATCGGCGTTGACGCCTGGTGCCAGACGTTGGGTCTGCCCACGGGCCAATGGCAGCGTTGGCATGAGATCGAGCAGAAGTGGTTCACCCGCTTCGAAAACGGGGAGGTCAGCCACGTCGGCCAGCGGGTCGAGCGTTGCAAGGAGTTCCTCGGCCGCCCTTCGCTCACCGACGACGAGGCCCTCGAGCTGTACGAGGGATACCTGAGCGTTTATCGCTCCCAGTGGCGCGCCTACGACGATGCCCGGCCGGCCCTCACAGCGGCGCTCGACGCGGGGGTGCGCGTGGGCATCCTCACCAATGGTGCGGAAAAGCTGCAGCGTGCGAAGCTTGAACGCACAGGATTGCTTATCGACGCCGTCCTACTCATCGCCACCGTCGAGCTCGGCGTCGCCAAACCCCATCCGGCGGCATACGCCGCCGCCCTGGAACGCTTAGGGGTGGGCGCCGAAGAAACGCTCGTGGTGGGCGATTCCTGGGCTAACGATGTCGCGGGTCCCCGCGCCGTCGGCATCGACGCCCTGTTGTTGCAGCGGGCGGATCAACCCCGCGACCCGGCAGCCCCGCCCGATGAGCCAGCCATGGACACCCTGGTGGGCGTGATTGACCAGCTCCGGGCCTGA
- a CDS encoding helix-turn-helix domain-containing protein, which translates to MFVQSPMMFADFVRSQRVQRGMTQQDLGSQAGMSRRWVQDLESGKLVPSLEATLRVASAFGYELHLEPMPSASPLDALFDELA; encoded by the coding sequence ATGTTCGTTCAATCGCCGATGATGTTCGCGGATTTCGTACGCTCGCAACGGGTCCAACGTGGGATGACACAGCAAGATCTCGGGTCACAAGCGGGGATGAGTCGTAGGTGGGTGCAGGACCTCGAATCGGGCAAACTCGTGCCGTCCCTGGAAGCCACGCTGAGAGTGGCTTCGGCATTTGGCTACGAGTTGCATCTAGAGCCGATGCCGAGCGCGTCCCCTCTAGACGCCTTGTTTGATGAGCTGGCATGA